The genomic segment tgtgtttttctGCAACCTGgcccaaaatcggtccaaatttggatatagatgccatatagacccatatctcgatttaaagtcttggtcccataaaaggcgcatttataatccgccttttatggactgaaatttgacacagtgacttatgctaggcttttcgacatccgtatcgtatgtggttcagatttgtttatttttagatatagctactaaaaagaccaatattttgttatacgcaattgaacaatgacttgtacttattagtatttggtcaaaatcggaacctatttcgatatagctgctatgtatgcattttcaacggattttgacaaacggtggtttacgtatagacccgaggtggtgggtattaaaagttcGCCCCGTctaaacttaacgcctttttacttgcttttttttacaaaaccgAATTTTGTTCCATAGTGTTATCAATATGTGATAATTTTGAGTTTGCtctattttcgatttttaatattcgaaagAAATACAAAAAGTGAAACATCCACTTGGTTTTTCTTCCAACTGTATCTTCAAAATTATAGCTGCACCCTTAACCcatttccaaaaatattttctgtatAAACCAATTATAAAACATAACCTTTGGGTCTTGGACTTTCTTAAACCAATTAAATGCATGCCATGGCGTAATTTGCTTTACACCCCATTCTCAAAATGACTAATTtagaattatttttaaaaattaaacaccTATACTACATCTTATTTCGAATTAATACATACCTTATTGTAATAGCATTGATATCGCGACATGGCTGTATTATTATCACCATCATTGCCATGACGTGCATGAAAATCTTTACACTCGTTCTTCAAAGTGTTGACACATCCctccaaattgatgaagagttTTTTCGATTTGTAAATGGTTAAATTATGTTGACTTGGCACAAAACGTTGATCTGGATCGACTGGTACATTGCTTTCGGCATACATTTTCCAAAACTCGGTGAAATTCATAAAGGAGGGGGGTAAAGTGCCCGGTGGCAAAACAGTGCCATTAAGACAATCTTTAGCTCTTAAATGAAAATTGGAAttagttttattttacaaaatttttatattaaaaaaattcaaataaagttCTTACGTTATTATATCACTCTTGTTATCATCCACCACCAGGGCACAGTTGGCCAAAAGTATACCATCCTCTTTAGTCCAAAACTCTGTGGGACTTATACGCACCCCTGGCTCATTGCCACGAGCCTCATTAAATGCCACTGCACTTTCACATTCGCCGGTAATGATACTATTATCCTGCAATTTATAAGGAAAAAAAGTCAGTTTTTTGTTCTGCAGAAAGCTCTAGGAGCTTCCATACCTCCATCAATACCACATTTCTGCCAGATGTGCCTATGTTGTTGCATATGCGATCGCAGGTAAAAGCTTTTTTGATTTTAGTACAATACACCCCATGACACTCAAAGAAGCCATTTAATTTGGTGTTATCCTTGGCCGAATTGATTACAGGACCATCGGCTTTGTGATGACATAAAAATCTTTCTGTCATATTTTTACAATGGCCTGgaattaagaatttttaaagAGATTTTTAGTAAAATGTCTAAATGctaaataattttaaagttgACTGATGTATTTGCCgaaacctccaccataggatgggggtatactaatatcgtcatttcgtttgtaacacatcgatggCATTGGTCGccattacattttaagtcggtctagccatgtccgtccgtctggccatcggtctatctgttgaaagcccgctaactttcaTATGAGTAAAGCCAGGCGCTGACTTCTTGTTTGAACCTTTGAGTGGAGCAGACGTATTTTTATTCACCACCGCAAGAATTTTCTGTTCTCGTAATAGATAGTTATTTTCGGAGAAATGTTTAAGgtactcaaggatagctacgatagtgttatccattaggcggttgttgatctgcgtctgtttccagtggagcggcagatctttATCCCCTAAGTAGGTtaagaatggactccaaagacccaacagctgcggtggtgataTTGCCTTCAGGCATTAACGCTTAATTGATATGTATCGTTGCGGTTTTAAGAATATTAGCGAGATCTGGCAAGGCGCAGCACTGGacttagtcaagaaggaagatatttcttCTCAACCAATGGTAAACGCtaggataccaaggattccctcagatcctgaatccatacatGAGAGATTAAGGGTCTGTGAGCCCAATccttcaaccaccgactggaagatggCTAGATTGGATGAGACTGATGGCGACCggggagacatgcagtattcgtactaaacacCGGCTGACTCGCAGACCTCAAGAAGTTTGATGGATTTGTGTCCTACGAATTCAACAAGTTGATGCTGCAGGTCTACAGAAGcgttggggttggggaatcagaaatgacttagcagttgttgctgaacacttgtctaaggaactatcgaccatatCTCCAACATCTGTAGGATTGCAGGACTCCGGAAGTCCCCCCGCCGCGATCGGAACAGAAAATGAATGCATCGAAACGGAACCCGATAAGCCCTCTGTTTGTTGGTCATCCGAATGGATTggactcaaggtgtgcgccagcggggaaggacagaaatcaaaaggtacttcgacagcagcagctagtgaagcatctaaaggGGAATCGTCCTCACCAAGTGTCCGGTGTCCTGAGGAAgggtggttccactgctttatcaactgcccctggatgcgtaaggaaactcatcaggATAAGAtcaaacgaatcttgtgaggatgaactcctggcggacttAGAAAACGAGGTGAAAactctgaatcctgactatggttcggcttctgcagataaatctccaccactgTAAgtccgcttcggcggcactacagatccttctgatggcaggaggatttgacatGGTTCgtattcaggagccatgggtgTGTGAAGTAATGCGTCGTTGACTGAAAATTTCTGGATTTCAACTACTTaaaggtacggggaatgggagacagagagcctgtattcttgcaaagagtagtctaaatgtttttcttctaagggagttttctctttggtcatgtggcagttacggacattgtgttatccttgatacaatattcaatgttccaggcagtgtggattacacactacctaagccgcttttgatgtaccactattcttgatacaaccgattggaactacgatattcctggtaatagaagttacatagacttctttacggatggttccaaacgaatcgaccaggtgggctttggggtgtactctgaaaaactagaactggtcatatcgaagaggttacccgaccactgcagtgtgtatcaagcgggggTCCTTGCaataaggaagtgatggaatggctaagatataatgtcataaacgcgattggcataaatattttcacagatagctattaaatccctggagaacgtgttTCTGAGTACAAAACCCTCGACTggcgcagatctctcaacgagatggctgaatagttcaaaattcacctgttctgggggCCGAGTCACAGAGATATCGCAGGGAATTGTAACGCGgaggagcttgcgagactaggaactaactTACACATTCtgggggaactggaatctgtgtgtatgcctctagcgacatgtaagctatgttttcagAATCGGGCTTGTAgggcaatgaatgatagatggtcagaaAGAGtgggctgtgaacattccaaaactatatggcctaatctagacttgaagaggtctgccgctttgctgtcactggctggaACAAACGTTTCAGTTATTGtgcccgtcatgacagatcactgtcagatcggaaaacatgctgacagactgaaggttacctGCAACGACTttggcagaagctgtgaggacatcgaagaagaagagcctatagaaaaccttctgtgtgtgtatcccaCACTGGCCGTCAggaagagttccactttaggttctcatttctttgagaacctgtctgatttagcggatgtgaacgttcgaaattttttgggctttttcaagcgatctggatggttcaacggtaggaacaagaaggcatcttcctttttcctATAGTattacaatgaacgaaaacatctaagtgagtctaaaggcagactgccacttaaacctaacattaactaaagctaggcgcttgaaattttggacaaagacttcctattagtgtaggtcggttaggattatatatgggccatatcggtccatatttagatatatctcccatataaacctatcttcctgTTATACTTCTCGatgttgattttgctgaaattttgaactctGACAATTTCTATGatataccgatctcacgattatacttcttgagcacctagaggacgcaattcttatcagatttggctgcaCTTCTGCACAACGACttttttatgaccttcaacatacgtgccaaatatggtctgaattggttcataacctgatacagctcctatgtaaaccgatctcccgattttagttcttgagatTCAGTATCAAACAAATCTTCAGGCAAAGATACAGCCTATCATAAAtcataatttctttaaaatcttaCCGTTAGTGCAATTGAATACTCCGCTGAGGTTACTGCATTCGGTTCCATTGTTGCAATTGAATTTTGGCAAAACCTTCTCATCAATCTAGAAatagaaagaaacaaaaagagTAAATAATAAAttccaatgaaaataaaatcttaATTAAACTTATATAACAAGGGCAAGACCTCTGGAGCAGCCCTTCGCGACCTAATCTACTTCATAGACGGCTGTCAagggtagcatttcttgaaattGAGGGGGCTGTCAATAATTTAAATCCGACGCTAATCATGAGGGAGCTTGAGACTAAGCATCGTATTGATGATTAAGAAAGTCCATTAATAATTTTCGTACTTGAGATCTGTTGTAGAGGTGTGCACAATgcacccagaaaaagtcacagtttagtgcggtttatgggctggtgccataattggaccgtacttctttaaagattatgcgaatcgtaacgtaaatgtgagtggtgagcgctattgtgatatgatatcaaactttttttttgtcctaaaGTGCTTGATTTGGATGACATGTGGagtcaacaagacggtgccacatgccacacagcacgcgtagcaatggacctattgagaggcgagttcgttgaacattttatttcacgtccgggaccggtcaattggccgcctagatcgtgtgatttaacgcctttagactattttttgtgcggctatgttaaagctcatgtccatACAGACAAAGCGGCTTGAATAGACGTATGGGAaagcaacattgaagcatttaaggTGCCGTCAGTAAAATTTTTATCTcgtgaacgtgagtcgacataaaaacTCGTGCGTAGGCTTGCGTGAATCAgtttttgtctcgtgagcgtgcgtgaTAGTATAAAAAATCACTATAGTGCACATCTCTATTCTGTAGATCTATAAAGATGGGTCTGTCGAGGGACACCTCGGAAAAATGTTTTGTCTCCCCTAGTTTGGAATATGCAATTccatttgctcatgaacatttctttaaggaacacgggcaaacttctcactatcaatgagtgctgttcgattcaagtttaagctcaatgataagggacctcctttttttagccgagtccgaagagcgtgtcgcagtgcaattcctctttgggaagaattttttacatggcatggtatctcacaaatttccgccagcattaaaaggggataaccaccgctgaaaattttttctgatgttctcgccaggattcgtatccttgctatgaggacatcgaggaagccGGGCAGATGAATATTCACTTTAGGTTATCACTTCTTTGAGGACTGAATAAGGGGATGTGATTATTCGTAAGTTTTTGggcattttaaagcgatctatgtggttcaacggtagatcCGAGAACGCAATGTCCAAGTGCATCTGAATGTAAACTGCAACTAAATTCTCACATAGCCAACTGAATGACGATATTAGGATTATCTTTATCATCTTATCTTTATATACCGGGTCTTGCTTAAATACAGAGTGCTTATTacactcgatatgacaaagcgagtttaTTGGCggatttaaataaccaatggccaccatgttcccgcagcgatcggttCTTCGaatggaacgagcttgctctcctataggagcatgacgaggatcgccacctacaACGACAAGAACGAAATTTTGGCCTTTGTGTCATTTCCAAAATCGGGGTcttattttatgaaattaagTCCTAatttataaaatgaaataaagccaTAAAAAGAGATATAAAGTCCCAATTATAGTTGCTTTTGTTTCATGTATAAAAGTTTTGGTCCTAATTTCGATTTCCGTTTGGGACTTTATTACATTGGGGCCTAATTTCATATCGCCATTCGCACAAACTGGCACATTTTGCAATAGGAacaatatgacttccaaatggAAGACATTTGTCTGTGGTCGCCCAACCTCATAATAATGCCCTACAATTTgggcatttcatagaaattttttatttaggaaaaattttatataaattttgcctttaggaaaaattttatagaaattttgcttttaggaaaatttttatagaaattttgcctttaagaAAATTACGTCGGAGATAACATTTCTGAAAATGTTTCAAAGAATAGACATTTTGTCGTTAAAAaacatttcacagaaatttggtatttaggaaaaatttcatagaaattctgtttttaagaaaaatttcatagaaatttgtctttaggaaaaatttcagagaaattttgtctttaggaaaaatttcagagaaattttgtctttaggaaaaatttcatagaaattttttcttaaggaaaaatttcatagaaattttgtctttaggaaaaatttcatagaaattttgtctttaggaaaattttcatagaaattttgtcttttggaaaaatttcatagagattttgtatttgagaaaatttcatataaatgttgtctatacgaaaaatttcatagacaatttgtctttaggaaaaatttgtctttagagaaaatttcgtagaaattttttctttagggaatattttatagaaatattatttttagagaaaatttcatagaaattttgtctgtaagaaattttgtttttagggaatatttcttagaaattttgttattagggaatatttcttagaaattttgtttttagggaatttttcgtagaaaaattgtcttaagaaaaaatttcaaaaaatttttgtccttgaggaaatttcataaaaatgttgcctatacgaaaaatttcataggcaatttgtctttaggaaaaatttcatagacaatttgtcttaaggaaaaatttcatagaatgtttgtctttagggaaaaatttcattaaaattttgtctttagagacaatttcatagaattttagaaaattctgtttttaaagaaaagttttagagaacattttattgtaatttaattCATTGAGAAAATTTGACTGAATTTGTATCATTAGATAAAagttcaacaaaattttgtctttaaaggaaattttatagCAATTTTGTTCCTTAAATATCTCCACTGATGTTCTTTAAATTATTTCCTTCACCTGTTAAAATTCTCTAAGGTAGATAACAATGaattttttctgtttctttttgtttgttatttcttatctttattttatttgttgtataCCAATGCTATCGTTATATTAATGACCTTTCATGTGTCATGGCATTTGTTGCATTTCTACGCACCTACTGACAACTGTTGCTGCCTGTTCTTATGAATTCTATTTTAAAAGTCACCCAGGTGTGGTCAACACATCAGTAGTCAACCGTAATAGCTATGAAGGTGGGATTCAAAAGTCCTCAAATAGGGAGTTGAATTCTCCTTTACTTGGTAAAACATTCACAATAACCGTAATAACAACATATATcctatatacacatatatacacacgcacacacccaCAAAGATCATTTTCTAGAAAATAACTACAATTGAAGATATCAGTACACCAACAAAAATTAGCCACCAATAAGAAATACGAGTAATAACGTCATACATGGTCGTATAGTCTCAGAATCATTGGCACCGCATCCTTACAATTTGTCATATATTCTTGTACTCATCTACGCCTTCTCTCTTTATCTCTCATGTCACACATTGAGGTTGAAATGTGTGTGTCATAAAACCCACAAAGACAATATTCACAGATGATTTGTTGATGTAAGCATTGAGTCACTCGCAGACAATGAACCCCCGCCCCCTTCGCCACAAGCATGGTTGTATGCATGCAGATTTTGATGTCTGTTGACTGTCTTCTTCTTTCCTTTTAAATCTTTGTAGGACAAAGCATGtgggtgtgtgtgagtgtgagcaTGTATTCATGAGTGCATTGATAATTTGAGAACTGTCAAAACGGATACAAACAATGGCTAATTTGTAAATTGAAGAGGCAACAAGaaggagctgccatataaagaggACACTAGGAATTTATTGATATTTAGCATTGTGGGTGTTGTACTACAAGTACTCGTATTTGAAGGCATACTCTTATGGCGAATCTAATGAAAGACAAGGTCTGTTATAGTTTTGCATGGGGTATACTATCATTTGGTTTCGACACCCCACAGACCTCAATCGCTAGTGGTTACTTCAGGTCATGTTGAGTGAATAAGAAGCTCACAAAtcttttttaagaaaatgtatagaaaaattaaaaaaaaaactattaaaaatatttaatggcAAGCATTTACGTTTGAAAAAGGAATAAAAGGAGTTCTTCGGTAATTTATTGTGCATGTCTCCACCAAAGCAAAATTAGGAACCATAATTAATGTATGCAACCTTTTTTTCTCGTTAACATTTCTTGGTAGTCATTAAAATGCAGTACAAGGATATGCTGACATATCCATGGATATGTCACTCCCTTGTAGCAATAGTCTAATTGTAGGTCTCTCCCTATTTCGTGGTTTGTTCTACTTTAATTTGTGTGCGCTGTACTTGTATCTGGGTGCATAGATTTAGCTCCGAGAATGTTTTACTTACCATGGGACATGAAGTTCGTGATTGTATTTTTTTGGTGCAATTGTTGAATTGTATGTCGGTGCCATTGCGTCGGACAATGGAATAAATTTGAGGGCAAAAACCGCTAGTGCGAGTCAAACACCATTCACCACACGAAGCCCAGGAACAGTGGCTGTCAGGCATGTCAGCGGTATGGGTTTGGCACATAACAGGATCCAATTCAAAGCCAGATTTAAAAGCTCTACAAAGAGAAGAGAggtgaaaaattaagtttaaaaaaaaaaatcttctattatataaaaatgaaattgttgcgctttgtttgtttgtctgttccgattttcataaaatttttacagaaggtggtgtttgagcccccggtgaaaatagggtactacattttttgacatcctaatattcaaaaacgccagatcttggagatgcaTGCACCGACTGAAGCGTTTTTTTTAAGCCACCAAATTCATGAGGgatgccccatcccaaaacccacccgaacggacatgttaaccgatAGGCACATTATGAGTATCATATTAaacgtatttaagagtagagtacgtacttGCCATAAAAATGTCATCCTAAGTATTGGAGGGGAggtccccaacccccaaaaacaccacccaacaggacacctttaccgctttggacaatatgggtgtcaaatcagaggtatttaaaagtagagtacaaatgtggaataaaaatgtattcttggcatggatgttggaagtcataacacgagacttagtgtcaaatttcagccaaatcgaatgaaaaatgatgcttctaagggctgaagaagtcagatccgacgatcggtttatatagggactacatctgcttatagaccaattcgaatcatacatgacatggatgttgaaagtcataacacaaatcTTTGCTCCAAATTCCAGTAAAATCGAATGAATATTGAtgtttctagaggctcaagaagtcaaatcaagcgatcggtttttatggggtctatatctgtattgaccgattcggatcatacttggcatggatgttggaagccataacacaagtctttgttccaaatttgagccaatCGTATGAGGCTCctagggggtcaagaagcaaATCtgggatccgtttatatgggggttatatccaaatctgaaccgatatggcccatttgccatccccaacgacctacatcaacaagaagtacttttttt from the Stomoxys calcitrans chromosome 1, idStoCalc2.1, whole genome shotgun sequence genome contains:
- the LOC106086067 gene encoding uncharacterized protein LOC106086067; amino-acid sequence: MGRRKDKPRLIPEQDKRICRAICLCQLTMVLSCVSIVYLSVAIYSPSFKAFKSGFELDPVMCQTHTADMPDSHCSWASCGEWCLTRTSGFCPQIYSIVRRNGTDIQFNNCTKKIQSRTSCPMIDEKVLPKFNCNNGTECSNLSGVFNCTNGHCKNMTERFLCHHKADGPVINSAKDNTKLNGFFECHGVYCTKIKKAFTCDRICNNIGTSGRNVVLMEDNSIITGECESAVAFNEARGNEPGVRISPTEFWTKEDGILLANCALVVDDNKSDIITAKDCLNGTVLPPGTLPPSFMNFTEFWKMYAESNVPVDPDQRFVPSQHNLTIYKSKKLFINLEGCVNTLKNECKDFHARHGNDGDNNTAMSRYQCYYNKNPNVEFVTSRYDLNKVYNELLFSLIVPIVLFVISSISLIVITKSVKVGDDAKMRCICSGEEEFDEDAVYSKRKSVRTRQQETLEANDNLNQLTNLEEMDISPGDPLGMAGSTKYLLPLSATNDSGTTDNTNEDEKASTCDVPEKPLVVI